In Candidatus Contubernalis alkalaceticus, the following proteins share a genomic window:
- a CDS encoding type II toxin-antitoxin system Phd/YefM family antitoxin, which yields MRMVSITEIRRNAKAVLAELVKNKKPIAILQRSKPVAYIIDAESFDKLQLLEDNDLKESRKRFLEKITKVKKRIVKKGVPEDSIMLIRDLREGKNRYE from the coding sequence ATGCGGATGGTTAGTATTACTGAAATAAGGAGAAATGCAAAAGCAGTACTTGCAGAATTAGTAAAAAATAAAAAGCCGATTGCTATTTTACAAAGATCAAAACCTGTTGCATATATAATAGATGCCGAAAGCTTTGATAAGCTGCAATTATTGGAAGATAACGATTTAAAGGAAAGTCGAAAAAGGTTCTTAGAAAAAATAACGAAAGTTAAAAAGCGGATTGTTAAAAAAGGAGTGCCTGAAGATTCTATTATGTTAATAAGGGATTTACGAGAAGGAAAAAACCGGTATGAGTAA
- a CDS encoding DUF6933 domain-containing protein: MLIQCTKALLDKMNITRDQLKSPEGHECFPDSLKAWHANIVNINRRKAVILMNNETRYPVVIYRPKPKSFARMKELIREAIRVTLRMEGIREDVINNYMADAGEIVFSKTANKSMVAKMNNTVYEVGFMEEFLDERTQIQRYISIVTGRLIQKSVTNEYFHPIQKMIECLSIYCGSDDKSNPEDILDVNLYQLKVNLPHLHFQFRGRGFQEND; encoded by the coding sequence ATGCTGATTCAATGCACCAAAGCCTTACTGGACAAAATGAATATTACTAGAGATCAGCTGAAGTCCCCCGAGGGACATGAATGTTTCCCGGACAGCCTAAAGGCCTGGCATGCCAATATTGTCAATATAAACAGAAGGAAAGCAGTTATTCTGATGAATAACGAAACAAGATATCCGGTGGTTATTTACAGGCCAAAACCAAAGAGTTTTGCAAGAATGAAAGAACTTATTAGAGAGGCTATAAGAGTTACATTGCGTATGGAAGGCATACGTGAAGATGTGATAAATAACTATATGGCTGATGCTGGCGAAATTGTGTTTTCAAAAACTGCAAATAAAAGTATGGTAGCAAAGATGAATAACACCGTTTATGAAGTGGGATTTATGGAGGAGTTTCTGGATGAAAGGACACAGATTCAAAGATACATAAGCATTGTAACAGGCAGACTAATTCAAAAATCTGTTACAAACGAGTATTTTCACCCAATACAAAAAATGATCGAGTGCCTGAGCATTTATTGTGGTAGTGATGACAAAAGTAATCCGGAAGATATTTTAGATGTAAATCTCTATCAACTTAAGGTGAACCTCCCCCACCTACACTTTCAGTTTAGAGGTAGGGGCTTCCAGGAGAATGACTAA
- a CDS encoding tetratricopeptide repeat protein codes for MNEGFVQYMQNFMTYEEVNNISTNEIIQRLESIGIAFDQEVFLRDVENFYSAQQISENWFTNFKVRVKGREEDFPWLAAWILWERLAPAHLLSKEQMSELIKKGFEHLSTNDSQTACNIWLKVWEALKYRFNLNYKNLDFLDKQYKGNFFIRNFCQDLECALQNAGLEDKFYLEKRIHFCKEFLENFPGEEELMIHNMRRNIAESYSSLGDYEQAELEFKNLVQDFPDNPWGYIGWGDMYYLEQNQNYASAKELYKKALTMAKDEMDIDAVQERLEDLEYEMKNR; via the coding sequence ATGAATGAAGGCTTTGTTCAATATATGCAAAATTTCATGACATACGAAGAAGTAAACAATATAAGCACTAATGAAATTATTCAACGGTTAGAGAGTATCGGTATCGCATTTGATCAAGAGGTTTTTTTAAGAGATGTAGAAAATTTTTATTCTGCACAACAAATATCAGAGAACTGGTTTACTAATTTTAAGGTAAGGGTAAAAGGTAGGGAAGAAGATTTTCCCTGGTTGGCTGCATGGATTTTATGGGAGAGATTAGCACCAGCGCACTTATTATCAAAAGAACAAATGAGTGAATTGATTAAAAAGGGCTTCGAACATTTATCAACAAATGATTCTCAAACAGCCTGCAATATCTGGCTAAAAGTATGGGAAGCATTAAAATACAGGTTCAACCTCAATTATAAAAATCTGGATTTCCTTGACAAACAGTATAAAGGAAACTTTTTTATTAGAAACTTCTGTCAAGACCTGGAATGTGCGTTGCAGAACGCGGGACTGGAAGATAAATTTTATCTTGAAAAAAGAATTCATTTTTGCAAAGAATTTTTAGAAAATTTCCCCGGCGAGGAGGAATTAATGATTCATAATATGAGACGAAATATTGCAGAATCCTATTCAAGCCTGGGTGACTATGAACAGGCTGAATTAGAGTTTAAAAATTTAGTGCAAGATTTTCCCGATAATCCCTGGGGCTACATTGGATGGGGGGATATGTATTATTTGGAACAAAATCAAAATTACGCTTCAGCAAAAGAACTTTACAAAAAAGCTCTAACTATGGCAAAAGATGAAATGGATATAGATGCTGTACAGGAAAGATTAGAAGACTTAGAATACGAAATGAAAAACCGATAA
- a CDS encoding RNA-guided endonuclease InsQ/TnpB family protein, with translation MIRTHKTTFRVSKKDLERLFACNRISATIWNDCLKHARNHHQQTGCWINLSELQQLTRKQYHLHSQSIQSVQERYLQARTNAWKARQKGFKYIRYPYKEKKHYPARWKKDGFTVHSNGLIELKMCLINGKRTPPIRVKLAHLPQGQIKEIELIWDRKLMLAVSYEDGRQPKENNGQFTAAIDMGEIHGIASLADNGQSLIITSRKLRSQKRLRNKKYTELQKKLSRCQKGSRRWKKLRRALVKTQQKTQRQQRDILHKTSCQFVRWAEANQIKQVVVGDVEGVQRNTKAHKKNPKKKHRSRKVNQKLSQWPFGILLMYLTYKLAAAGIDLNRIDESYTTQTCPVCNRKKKVSGRTYRCHCGYNEHRDIHGAKNILAKHKYGEIKDLGIPISKITYLRPAS, from the coding sequence GTGATTCGTACCCACAAAACAACCTTTCGGGTTTCCAAAAAAGACTTAGAAAGACTATTTGCTTGTAACCGCATTTCAGCCACAATTTGGAATGATTGCCTGAAACATGCTAGAAACCATCACCAGCAAACAGGCTGTTGGATTAACTTAAGTGAACTACAACAACTCACCCGTAAACAATATCACCTTCACAGTCAAAGCATCCAGTCAGTCCAGGAAAGATACTTACAAGCAAGGACAAATGCTTGGAAGGCCAGACAAAAAGGCTTTAAATATATTCGCTACCCTTACAAAGAGAAAAAACACTATCCTGCACGGTGGAAAAAAGACGGTTTTACAGTCCACTCTAACGGGTTAATTGAATTAAAAATGTGCTTAATTAATGGCAAACGCACACCTCCAATCCGGGTAAAGCTGGCTCACCTGCCCCAAGGTCAAATCAAAGAAATTGAACTAATTTGGGACAGAAAGCTAATGCTGGCTGTTAGCTATGAAGATGGCAGGCAGCCTAAAGAAAATAACGGACAGTTTACTGCCGCCATTGATATGGGTGAAATTCATGGGATAGCCTCCCTGGCGGACAACGGCCAGTCACTTATTATCACTTCCCGGAAGCTTCGCTCCCAAAAACGCCTGCGGAACAAAAAATATACTGAACTCCAAAAAAAGCTAAGCAGATGCCAAAAAGGCTCAAGAAGATGGAAAAAACTTCGCCGGGCACTGGTTAAAACCCAGCAAAAGACACAAAGACAACAGCGGGATATCCTTCATAAAACCAGCTGCCAGTTTGTCAGGTGGGCTGAAGCGAACCAAATTAAACAGGTAGTCGTTGGTGATGTGGAAGGGGTTCAGCGAAACACAAAAGCTCACAAAAAAAATCCCAAAAAGAAACACAGGAGCCGCAAAGTAAATCAAAAGTTGAGTCAATGGCCCTTTGGTATTCTGCTAATGTATCTTACCTACAAGCTGGCTGCAGCAGGGATTGACCTAAACAGGATAGATGAATCATACACCACACAGACATGTCCTGTCTGTAACCGGAAGAAAAAAGTATCCGGTAGAACTTACCGGTGTCATTGTGGCTATAATGAACACCGGGATATCCATGGTGCTAAAAACATATTAGCAAAACACAAATATGGAGAAATAAAAGATTTGGGAATACCCATAAGCAAGATAACGTATCTACGGCCCGCCAGTTAG